A genomic stretch from Nitrospirota bacterium includes:
- a CDS encoding ribosome maturation factor RimP, protein MVSREIIRKKVRELAREATEIAGVELFDVELLGQRGKMIVRVIIDNEQGIGIKDCERVSKQLEALLDVEDPIQGSYTLEVTTPGLDRPLRGIEDFERFKGRLARVVTTERIANQTFFVGRIKSVKGDTIVLELENKEVEIPYKIVSKARLEIEF, encoded by the coding sequence ATGGTATCCAGGGAGATAATAAGGAAGAAGGTAAGGGAACTGGCAAGGGAAGCCACAGAGATAGCAGGGGTTGAGCTCTTTGATGTGGAGCTGCTCGGACAGAGGGGAAAGATGATCGTAAGGGTTATCATCGACAATGAGCAGGGGATCGGCATAAAGGACTGTGAACGTGTCAGCAAACAACTGGAGGCCTTGCTCGATGTGGAAGACCCGATTCAGGGCTCTTACACCCTGGAGGTGACCACCCCGGGGCTTGACAGGCCACTCAGGGGTATAGAGGATTTTGAGCGGTTCAAGGGCAGGTTGGCAAGGGTGGTAACCACGGAGAGGATAGCCAATCAGACATTCTTTGTCGGGAGGATAAAGTCCGTAAAGGGGGACACTATAGTCCTCGAGCTTGAGAATAAAGAGGTTGAGATACCCTACAAAATTGTCTCAAAGGCAAGACTGGAGATAGAATTTTAA
- the nusA gene encoding transcription termination factor NusA, whose product MNKEFCYIIEQICREKAIPKDAVLKALESALLSAVKKRFSGKRNVELRIDPQTCEIHLSVLKDVVEVVNNPEEEISLEEARKIDPEKNPGDYVAIPLELHDFGRIAAQTAKQVIVQKVREAEREIVYNEFKDKVGKIVSGVVTRKERGVYFVNLGRIEAQLPYRETLPGENLKRGDAIRALVLDVRVSPKGPEILLSRTSPDFVAELFRTEVPEIDDRIVVIENIVREPGERTKIAVTSNDPSIDPVGACVGMKGTRVQSIVRELRGERIDIIPWSDDPRMLISRALSPAAVDRIGINEEDRTAMVVVNDQQLSIAIGKRGQNVRLAMKLTGWEIDIISESEYSKIKQDEAESVFGETIDESRAEDEDEDENEDENEDENEDENEDENEDENEDENEDENEDENDKPAD is encoded by the coding sequence ATGAATAAAGAGTTTTGTTACATCATTGAACAGATATGCAGGGAAAAGGCGATTCCAAAGGATGCTGTGCTCAAGGCGCTTGAGTCGGCTCTCTTGAGTGCTGTCAAGAAGAGGTTTAGTGGTAAAAGGAATGTGGAGTTACGCATTGACCCCCAGACTTGTGAGATTCATCTCTCGGTACTTAAGGATGTTGTTGAGGTGGTTAACAACCCGGAGGAAGAGATATCTCTTGAAGAGGCCCGGAAGATTGATCCCGAAAAGAATCCGGGTGATTATGTTGCCATTCCTTTAGAGCTGCATGATTTTGGCAGGATCGCTGCACAGACGGCAAAGCAGGTTATCGTTCAGAAGGTCAGGGAGGCGGAGCGGGAGATTGTTTACAACGAATTCAAGGATAAGGTTGGCAAGATTGTCAGTGGGGTTGTGACTCGTAAGGAGAGGGGAGTCTATTTTGTAAACCTTGGCAGGATTGAGGCCCAGCTTCCTTACAGGGAGACCCTGCCGGGAGAGAACCTGAAGAGGGGTGATGCTATCAGGGCTCTTGTGCTGGATGTCCGTGTTTCACCAAAGGGGCCGGAGATACTCCTTAGCCGTACTTCACCGGATTTTGTTGCTGAGCTATTCAGGACGGAAGTTCCGGAGATAGATGACAGGATTGTAGTAATTGAAAATATAGTGCGCGAGCCGGGGGAAAGGACAAAGATCGCCGTTACTTCAAATGATCCCTCCATTGACCCTGTAGGGGCCTGTGTCGGAATGAAGGGTACCAGGGTTCAGTCCATTGTCAGGGAACTGAGGGGTGAGAGGATAGATATTATCCCCTGGAGTGATGACCCAAGGATGCTTATCTCAAGGGCGTTAAGCCCTGCTGCAGTCGACAGAATAGGGATAAATGAAGAGGACCGCACTGCCATGGTTGTTGTCAATGACCAGCAACTCTCCATTGCTATAGGAAAACGGGGGCAGAATGTCAGGCTTGCCATGAAGCTGACGGGTTGGGAGATTGACATAATCAGCGAGTCCGAGTATTCAAAGATTAAACAGGATGAGGCTGAGTCTGTCTTTGGAGAGACGATAGATGAGAGCAGAGCTGAGGATGAGGATGAGGATGAGAACGAGGATGAGAACGAGGATGAGAACGAGGATGAGAACGAGGATGAGAACGAGGATGAGAACGAGGATGAGAACGAGGATGAGAACGAGGATGAGAACGATAAGCCAGCGGATTAA